In a single window of the Pseudodesulfovibrio profundus genome:
- a CDS encoding AI-2E family transporter — protein sequence MNDNNQPAPKLSGGIYKVFFILLLLFSLYLGFSLIAPFIHTLIFSTLLAVLFAPVYQWALNRVKGRRAAASAITVAIIVFCLLLPMTFLVMALINQGVTSLIALNAWVAQADPDAMVNLGFLAEYEAWLHRELPFLRLNELDIQSSLVQYSKDFAQIMLTTGSTLVKNAAGLILHFLLMVFILFYFLRDGSKMVEYLKQLSPLRSRQEDYIIESLKRVARGVLMGCLLVAFLQGIAGGIGLAIVGIPAFFWGAMMALASLIPVLGTGLVWVPATAYLVLTGEWKMAAFLSIWCGVFVVGIDTVLRPIFMREASRVSTFYIFLAILGGVYSFGMLGIFYGPLILSFVMVMLQIYMEEYADDLKNKEGFS from the coding sequence ATGAATGATAATAACCAGCCAGCGCCAAAACTGTCGGGCGGCATTTACAAGGTGTTCTTCATCTTGTTGTTGCTGTTCTCGCTGTATCTTGGCTTTTCCCTCATAGCACCCTTTATCCATACCCTCATCTTCTCGACGTTGCTGGCGGTTTTGTTCGCGCCAGTTTATCAGTGGGCGCTCAACAGGGTAAAAGGCCGCCGCGCCGCTGCGTCAGCCATTACTGTTGCCATAATAGTTTTCTGCCTGCTCTTGCCGATGACGTTTCTTGTAATGGCTCTCATAAATCAAGGCGTAACATCCCTCATTGCCCTCAACGCCTGGGTGGCACAGGCTGACCCTGATGCGATGGTCAATCTTGGCTTCCTGGCCGAGTACGAGGCGTGGCTGCACCGAGAGTTGCCATTTCTGCGTCTTAATGAATTGGATATTCAAAGTAGTCTTGTCCAATATTCAAAAGATTTCGCACAGATAATGCTGACAACTGGCTCGACGCTGGTCAAAAACGCAGCAGGGCTGATTTTGCACTTTTTGCTGATGGTCTTCATTTTGTTCTATTTCCTGCGGGATGGCAGCAAGATGGTTGAATACCTCAAGCAGCTTTCTCCATTGAGAAGCCGTCAAGAGGACTATATCATCGAGTCCCTGAAGCGTGTTGCGCGCGGTGTGCTGATGGGGTGCCTGCTTGTGGCTTTCCTGCAGGGGATTGCAGGCGGCATCGGGCTGGCCATTGTCGGAATTCCGGCATTCTTCTGGGGAGCCATGATGGCCCTCGCATCCCTTATCCCCGTCCTTGGGACCGGCTTGGTATGGGTCCCGGCCACCGCATATCTGGTACTGACCGGGGAGTGGAAAATGGCTGCTTTCCTTTCTATCTGGTGTGGCGTGTTCGTTGTTGGTATTGATACTGTATTACGACCCATTTTCATGCGTGAAGCTTCCCGGGTTTCCACTTTCTATATCTTCCTTGCGATCCTTGGTGGTGTCTATTCATTCGGTATGCTGGGTATTTTCTATGGCCCCTTGATCTTGAGTTTCGTAATGGTCATGCTGCAGATCTATATGGAAGAATATGCTGACGACCTGAAAAACAAAGAGGGTTTCTCATGA
- the mltA gene encoding murein transglycosylase A — MSDSKTEELASGLSLKPQGLASWTELRPGLEESLKYILRRNQNAVAVKRPGLTLTWKELGDSVAELIAILPKLDSNPEYLAERFDWLKVSPKTLLTGYYEPWLEASHERGGRYQYPLYGVPDDLKMIRLDQFHPRWKGQSLVYREGEDGIEPYYDREAIDGERALVGKGKEIAWAKDPVDIFFLQIQGSGRLVYPDGSVKHILYGGKNGHQYVSLGKLLINRGHVPREEMSMQRIKQFMDKNPYTAQKLMFENPSYVFFRLSDEGPYGSISSILTPRVSVAVDRTMIPLGSVLALKTGLLDYENGGVEPFFSLVLAQDTGGAIKGTRMDLFCGSGEEAEFLAGHLQEDSEVFFLVSKRILTTKTAD; from the coding sequence GTGTCAGATTCAAAGACAGAAGAGTTGGCATCAGGTCTCTCCCTGAAGCCTCAGGGATTGGCTTCGTGGACAGAGCTTCGTCCCGGGTTGGAAGAAAGCCTGAAATATATCCTTCGCCGTAACCAAAATGCTGTTGCGGTCAAACGGCCGGGGTTGACTCTGACCTGGAAAGAGCTGGGCGATAGTGTGGCCGAACTGATCGCCATATTGCCTAAGCTCGATAGCAATCCGGAGTATCTTGCAGAACGGTTTGACTGGCTTAAAGTTTCTCCCAAGACATTGCTGACCGGCTATTATGAGCCATGGCTTGAAGCTTCTCACGAACGTGGTGGGCGTTATCAATACCCACTGTATGGCGTTCCTGATGATTTGAAGATGATCCGACTGGATCAGTTCCATCCGCGCTGGAAAGGACAATCCCTTGTCTACCGTGAGGGTGAGGATGGCATCGAACCATACTATGACCGCGAGGCCATCGATGGGGAGCGTGCTCTTGTTGGTAAGGGAAAGGAGATCGCGTGGGCTAAAGATCCTGTTGATATCTTTTTCCTTCAGATTCAGGGGTCCGGCCGTCTTGTCTATCCAGACGGTTCGGTGAAGCATATCCTGTATGGCGGGAAAAATGGGCATCAGTATGTTTCGCTCGGCAAACTCCTTATCAATCGGGGACATGTGCCGCGTGAGGAAATGTCCATGCAGCGTATCAAGCAGTTCATGGATAAGAATCCTTACACTGCTCAAAAGCTGATGTTTGAAAATCCCAGCTATGTGTTTTTCCGGTTGTCAGATGAAGGTCCATATGGCTCGATCAGTTCAATCCTTACACCACGGGTGAGTGTTGCCGTGGATCGGACGATGATTCCTCTCGGCAGTGTCTTGGCGCTCAAGACCGGATTGTTGGATTATGAGAATGGTGGAGTGGAGCCGTTCTTTTCCCTGGTGCTGGCGCAGGATACAGGTGGCGCCATCAAGGGAACCCGCATGGATCTGTTCTGCGGATCAGGTGAGGAGGCGGAGTTCCTGGCGGGGCACCTTCAGGAAGATTCCGAAGTGTTCTTTTTGGTCAGTAAGCGGATACTGACAACTAAGACTGCTGACTGA
- a CDS encoding RrF2 family transcriptional regulator — protein sequence MKLSARSRYATRLLLALADNTSDAPVRTVTLSEITGVTVQFIEQIIRPLKKAGLVTSVRGAAGGYYLARPPEKITLHDIVRHTEGSINIAECLDCEESCNKIDSCQTRSAWERVSRAIEQELESMTLAELMEPSESSEAN from the coding sequence ATGAAATTATCAGCACGATCCCGCTACGCTACTCGACTATTGCTCGCTCTGGCAGACAACACCTCTGATGCACCGGTCCGTACTGTGACCCTTTCAGAAATCACAGGTGTGACTGTTCAATTCATTGAGCAAATCATCCGCCCCCTGAAAAAAGCCGGACTGGTCACATCTGTCCGAGGAGCCGCCGGTGGATACTATCTGGCGCGCCCGCCTGAAAAAATCACGCTCCACGATATTGTTCGCCACACCGAAGGATCGATCAACATAGCTGAATGTCTGGACTGTGAAGAAAGCTGTAACAAAATCGACTCCTGCCAAACACGTTCTGCGTGGGAAAGAGTCTCCCGAGCCATCGAACAAGAGCTTGAGTCAATGACACTTGCCGAACTGATGGAGCCCTCCGAGTCATCTGAAGCAAACTAA
- a CDS encoding type II toxin-antitoxin system HicB family antitoxin: MRYVAVFNKEKRGVSVTFPDFPGCTTFGEDMDEAVDQAHEALALYLDFFLEENKTLPEPSEKKKVLASIDKNNAKVINIDVLGNGEDFEEVEVTLHTRLLERIEKYCREYGVSPADFISVAARKALKDDVFAE; the protein is encoded by the coding sequence ATGCGATATGTCGCAGTTTTTAATAAAGAGAAACGTGGAGTCAGTGTGACGTTTCCAGATTTTCCCGGTTGTACGACCTTTGGGGAAGATATGGATGAAGCGGTTGATCAGGCTCATGAGGCTCTGGCTTTGTATCTCGATTTCTTTCTGGAAGAAAATAAAACGCTACCAGAACCTTCTGAAAAGAAAAAAGTGCTCGCTTCAATTGATAAAAACAATGCTAAGGTTATCAATATAGATGTCTTGGGCAATGGGGAAGACTTTGAGGAAGTTGAAGTTACCCTGCATACCCGTCTTTTGGAAAGAATTGAGAAATATTGCCGAGAATACGGTGTTTCTCCCGCAGACTTTATCTCCGTAGCCGCCCGAAAAGCCCTCAAGGATGATGTTTTTGCAGAATAG
- a CDS encoding class II glutamine amidotransferase domain-containing protein, whose protein sequence is MCRLFALTSRDPVSPMRAVNALNVMKEGHDGSGVGLYLSGLGGPFEKLKECPILSGIFTEAGLLRVQDYMAGLGFETKYTLAYTPEVAPPSDTPKRGTYASIAFGLPRDWVNLSKDEVGQRLVRIRLDLRSEGESTGDMMVFSFWPDTIMIKEVGDPLAIGEYLQLDRNELYARHILAQGRQNTNYAINLYACHPFFIEGVCTMTNGENTAFVPIRDYLQSRGVTGYEGYQSDSEVFTHIAHYTTKKLGLDISAYKHIITPMSDDEMKSHQDRELLSNLKKACRKLIIDGPNCVIGCLEDGTMFMVQDRKKLRPGVVGGDADTGIFAFSSEICGLNAAIPERDKSQDFQPMHLDTAIVRSDCREVVQCSQKDPLLLPR, encoded by the coding sequence ATGTGCCGATTATTTGCACTCACAAGTCGTGATCCGGTTTCGCCTATGCGAGCCGTCAATGCCTTGAATGTCATGAAGGAAGGACACGATGGTTCTGGCGTAGGGCTCTATCTGAGCGGACTTGGCGGACCGTTTGAAAAGTTGAAGGAATGTCCCATATTGTCCGGTATTTTTACCGAAGCCGGGCTGTTACGGGTACAGGATTATATGGCGGGTTTAGGGTTTGAAACAAAATATACCCTTGCATACACTCCAGAAGTTGCCCCACCCAGCGATACGCCGAAAAGGGGAACCTACGCCTCAATCGCCTTTGGTCTGCCTAGGGATTGGGTTAATCTATCTAAGGATGAAGTCGGTCAACGCCTAGTTCGCATTCGCCTTGATCTGCGGAGCGAAGGGGAGTCCACCGGCGACATGATGGTGTTCTCGTTTTGGCCCGACACCATCATGATCAAGGAAGTCGGTGATCCGCTTGCCATAGGCGAGTACCTACAGTTGGATCGTAACGAACTGTACGCCCGACATATTCTTGCGCAGGGTCGTCAGAATACCAACTATGCGATCAATCTGTATGCGTGCCATCCGTTTTTCATCGAGGGTGTATGCACCATGACAAACGGCGAGAACACGGCATTCGTCCCCATCCGTGACTACTTGCAGTCGCGAGGAGTGACCGGATACGAAGGGTACCAGTCGGATTCCGAAGTTTTCACCCATATCGCACATTACACCACCAAAAAGCTTGGGCTTGATATCTCTGCCTACAAGCACATCATTACACCCATGAGTGATGATGAAATGAAGAGCCATCAAGATAGGGAACTGCTCTCAAACCTGAAGAAGGCGTGCCGAAAACTCATCATCGATGGTCCCAATTGTGTCATTGGTTGTCTTGAGGACGGAACGATGTTCATGGTTCAGGACCGCAAGAAGTTGCGCCCGGGCGTCGTTGGCGGTGATGCGGATACCGGTATATTTGCCTTTTCTTCAGAAATATGCGGCCTGAACGCGGCTATTCCTGAACGTGATAAAAGTCAGGATTTTCAACCAATGCATCTCGACACGGCGATCGTAAGATCAGATTGCCGGGAGGTTGTCCAATGCTCTCAGAAAGACCCGTTACTCCTTCCACGCTAG
- a CDS encoding glutamate synthase-related protein, with translation MLSERPVTPSTLGVKDLPWQIKWDINTCTKCGRCTSVCPVNAIELGVFRKRDVTPPMGLAAKPTTTFSTFYGIRQRTDPAYACIGCSMCNMVCPNNAIEPSRQYDSTTLQFHNNRGGQSRTRGGRRNSNDSLLDQLKFIRISMLTDPALDAGRHEFDVRTLLGRVLSPEDEIACYRDNGWKPPVREIYPLIIGGMSFGALSPNMWEGLQMGVAYLNEELGMPVRMCTGEGGCPPRLLRSRFLKYTILQIASGYFGWDEIIHAIPEMKEDPCAIEIKYGQGAKPGDGGLLMWYKVNELIAAIRGVPKGVSLPSPPTHQTQYSIEESVAKMIQSMSMAWGFRVPVYPKISASSTSLAVLNNLVRNPYAAGLAIDGEDGGTGAAYNVSMNHMGHPIASNLRDCYNALCVSGAQNEIPLIAGGGIGKNGNLAANAAALIMLGASVVQVGKYVMQAAAGCVGSEKDRCNVCNIGVCPKGITSQDPRVYRRLDPEKVAERVVDFYLSFDTELRKVFAPLGRSTSLPVGMSDGLGVSDKAAAERLGIKYVI, from the coding sequence ATGCTCTCAGAAAGACCCGTTACTCCTTCCACGCTAGGCGTCAAAGATCTGCCCTGGCAGATTAAGTGGGATATCAATACTTGTACAAAATGTGGTCGTTGTACTTCGGTCTGTCCAGTCAACGCCATCGAACTTGGTGTTTTTCGCAAGCGAGACGTCACTCCCCCAATGGGGCTTGCAGCAAAACCGACCACGACCTTTTCCACATTCTATGGCATACGACAGCGAACCGATCCGGCTTACGCCTGCATCGGCTGTTCCATGTGCAATATGGTATGCCCGAATAATGCCATTGAGCCTTCGCGCCAGTATGATTCGACCACGCTGCAATTTCACAACAATCGTGGCGGGCAATCGCGCACGAGAGGAGGGCGACGCAACTCCAATGATTCGCTGTTGGATCAATTGAAGTTCATTCGTATCTCCATGCTCACCGACCCGGCCCTTGATGCTGGGAGACATGAATTCGATGTCAGGACACTGCTTGGCAGGGTGCTGTCTCCTGAGGATGAAATTGCTTGCTATCGTGATAATGGCTGGAAGCCGCCGGTTCGTGAAATCTATCCGTTGATTATCGGTGGTATGTCTTTCGGCGCTCTGTCTCCCAACATGTGGGAAGGGTTGCAGATGGGTGTCGCCTACCTGAACGAGGAACTCGGGATGCCGGTTCGCATGTGTACCGGTGAAGGCGGTTGCCCACCTCGGTTGTTACGCTCCAGATTCCTCAAATACACTATCTTGCAAATCGCTTCGGGATATTTTGGTTGGGATGAAATCATCCATGCCATCCCGGAGATGAAAGAAGACCCGTGTGCCATTGAAATCAAATATGGTCAGGGGGCCAAGCCTGGTGATGGCGGATTATTGATGTGGTACAAGGTCAATGAACTGATCGCTGCCATTCGAGGTGTTCCCAAAGGGGTCAGCCTGCCCAGCCCGCCGACGCACCAGACGCAGTATTCCATTGAAGAATCCGTGGCCAAAATGATCCAGTCCATGTCCATGGCCTGGGGATTCCGTGTGCCTGTCTATCCCAAGATTTCGGCTTCTTCGACTTCGTTGGCTGTATTGAACAACCTCGTCCGCAACCCGTATGCCGCAGGACTTGCTATCGACGGAGAGGATGGAGGAACCGGGGCTGCGTACAATGTTTCCATGAATCACATGGGGCATCCCATCGCTTCCAACTTGCGCGACTGTTACAACGCTCTTTGCGTATCCGGCGCACAGAATGAGATTCCTCTTATTGCCGGTGGTGGTATCGGTAAGAACGGCAACCTTGCCGCCAATGCCGCAGCACTCATCATGCTGGGCGCGTCGGTCGTCCAGGTCGGAAAATACGTCATGCAGGCTGCTGCAGGCTGTGTCGGCAGCGAGAAAGATCGTTGCAACGTATGCAATATCGGCGTCTGCCCCAAGGGCATCACCTCGCAGGACCCGAGAGTCTATCGTCGTCTTGATCCTGAAAAAGTGGCAGAACGCGTTGTCGATTTCTATCTGAGTTTTGACACGGAACTGCGCAAGGTTTTCGCTCCTCTTGGTCGCTCTACCTCCCTTCCTGTCGGCATGTCCGATGGGCTCGGAGTCAGCGACAAAGCGGCAGCGGAACGACTTGGCATCAAGTACGTCATATAA
- a CDS encoding FAD-dependent oxidoreductase yields the protein MAKKIERIQGHDDGVRVESRILEERIQAAVRNGARKMEIEAMGQHGIGGRLWVSKEEPVSITITGSAGQRIGSKGFPGTSIEVMGPISDDVGWLNAGAEIVVHGNASNGACNAMAQGKVMVAGNIGARGMTMTKTNPRFDPPELWVLGSVGDYFAEFMAGGTAVICGHEPQNAENILGYRPCVGMVGGRIFVRGPIDGFSQADALMEPIDDASWEWLSAGLATYLKKIKRSRLLKRLTKREDWQLIRAKTPFEKKGKTRRSMADFRSKVWDAELGQGGLIGDLTSLDRSPIPLIAHGDLRRSVPVWENRKYMAPCQSNCPTGMPVQKRWQLVRDGLMDEAVDLALAYTPFPATVCGYLCPNLCMEGCTRSTQQGMAPVDITKLGREGHKSAAPELPPLSGKRVAVIGGGPAGISVAWQIRMKGHEAVVFDMAETLGGKITSSIPNSRVPKEVVQAEVDRAAKVLPHVHLQQELKAPEFEELKDEYDYVVLAVGAQKPRVIPVPGHERIYPALTFLKDAKKNQAKIGKRVVIIGAGNVGCDVATVAAAEGATDITLIDIQEPASFGKERKEAEAVGARFKWPCFTKEVTEEGVLLQSGELLEADTVIMSIGDAPDIDFLPDNIALDRGHVVVNDDFQTTDSQVFAIGDIVRPGLLTHAIGHGRRTAEVIDDLFNNRRPKSDTSDMIDYTRMTLEYFDPRVIEFSDANHCGSECSSCGSCRDCYICDSLCPQSAISRKELPEGGFERVVDPEKCIACGFCANSCPCGIWDMKDPAPLA from the coding sequence ATGGCAAAGAAAATAGAACGCATCCAGGGACATGATGACGGCGTACGTGTCGAATCACGTATCCTGGAAGAACGTATACAGGCAGCCGTGCGAAATGGTGCCCGCAAGATGGAAATCGAGGCCATGGGCCAACATGGAATCGGCGGACGCTTGTGGGTTTCCAAGGAAGAACCGGTCTCGATCACCATCACTGGCTCAGCCGGTCAGCGAATTGGATCAAAAGGGTTCCCTGGGACAAGCATTGAAGTCATGGGTCCCATCTCAGATGATGTGGGCTGGCTGAATGCCGGGGCTGAAATTGTCGTTCACGGTAACGCAAGCAACGGTGCATGTAACGCCATGGCCCAGGGCAAGGTGATGGTCGCTGGAAACATCGGCGCACGTGGTATGACCATGACCAAAACCAACCCCCGTTTTGATCCGCCGGAGTTGTGGGTCCTCGGCTCTGTGGGCGATTATTTCGCCGAGTTCATGGCTGGTGGAACCGCTGTTATATGTGGCCATGAGCCACAGAACGCAGAGAATATTCTCGGGTATCGTCCCTGTGTCGGCATGGTTGGGGGACGGATATTTGTCCGTGGTCCCATCGATGGCTTTTCTCAGGCTGATGCGCTTATGGAGCCCATAGATGATGCATCATGGGAGTGGTTAAGCGCAGGGTTGGCTACTTACCTCAAGAAGATCAAACGCTCCCGTTTGCTCAAGCGGCTTACCAAGCGTGAGGATTGGCAGTTGATCCGTGCCAAGACTCCCTTTGAAAAGAAAGGGAAAACCCGTCGCTCCATGGCCGACTTCCGGTCTAAGGTTTGGGACGCCGAATTGGGGCAGGGTGGTTTGATCGGTGATTTGACCTCTTTGGACCGGTCTCCTATTCCGCTCATCGCGCACGGCGATCTGCGTCGCTCTGTACCTGTATGGGAGAACAGAAAGTACATGGCTCCCTGTCAGTCCAACTGTCCTACCGGTATGCCTGTTCAGAAGCGTTGGCAATTGGTGCGCGACGGCTTGATGGACGAAGCTGTTGATCTGGCCTTGGCGTATACTCCATTCCCCGCGACGGTTTGTGGCTACCTTTGCCCCAATCTGTGTATGGAAGGGTGTACACGCTCTACGCAGCAGGGCATGGCGCCTGTCGATATTACCAAACTTGGTAGAGAAGGGCATAAAAGTGCCGCTCCTGAGTTGCCTCCACTTTCCGGCAAACGTGTCGCCGTCATCGGTGGCGGACCTGCCGGTATCTCCGTGGCATGGCAGATCCGGATGAAGGGGCATGAAGCTGTGGTTTTTGACATGGCGGAAACTCTGGGCGGAAAAATTACTTCATCAATCCCTAACAGTCGCGTGCCTAAAGAAGTGGTTCAAGCTGAGGTGGATCGTGCTGCAAAGGTATTGCCGCATGTTCACCTGCAACAGGAACTGAAGGCTCCGGAGTTTGAAGAACTCAAGGATGAATACGATTACGTGGTCCTGGCAGTGGGGGCGCAAAAACCGCGTGTCATCCCTGTTCCCGGGCACGAGCGCATTTACCCAGCGTTGACCTTCCTGAAAGACGCCAAAAAGAATCAGGCCAAGATTGGCAAGCGTGTCGTTATCATCGGCGCTGGTAACGTTGGTTGTGATGTCGCGACCGTGGCTGCCGCTGAAGGTGCCACAGACATCACGTTGATCGATATTCAGGAACCAGCATCTTTCGGCAAGGAGCGGAAAGAGGCTGAGGCGGTTGGTGCTCGCTTCAAGTGGCCTTGCTTCACCAAAGAGGTCACGGAAGAGGGAGTGTTGCTCCAGTCTGGTGAGTTGCTGGAGGCCGACACGGTCATCATGTCCATTGGAGATGCTCCCGACATTGACTTCCTGCCTGACAATATCGCGTTGGATCGCGGGCATGTCGTCGTGAATGACGACTTTCAGACCACGGATTCACAGGTGTTCGCCATCGGTGATATCGTGCGGCCCGGTTTGCTGACCCATGCCATTGGTCATGGTCGAAGAACGGCAGAGGTTATTGATGACCTTTTTAATAACCGTCGTCCCAAATCCGATACGAGCGACATGATAGATTATACACGCATGACCTTGGAATACTTTGATCCGCGCGTCATTGAGTTCAGCGACGCCAACCACTGTGGCTCCGAGTGTTCTTCGTGTGGCTCATGCCGGGATTGCTACATCTGCGATTCGCTGTGTCCGCAGTCGGCCATTTCCCGCAAAGAGTTGCCCGAAGGCGGTTTCGAGCGTGTCGTGGACCCGGAAAAGTGTATTGCTTGTGGCTTCTGTGCCAATTCCTGCCCATGCGGGATATGGGATATGAAAGACCCGGCGCCACTGGCTTAA
- a CDS encoding DUF922 domain-containing protein encodes MKLIYTIITTLFLSVPAWAEVIIIEQDDFYSVNGVGKREILQDMERRAPYKKGNDTYPAYTQTDIKYNYSWENRAGRCNVTDVKVYLTLTYVYPKLVRLQSGSVKWWWKDTMKKYVTHEKIHGNISKRWAHELDRELRALKDLNCGTAKQTITTRAQYIIRQMREKQEEYDRVTKHGRLQHKYRGPQ; translated from the coding sequence ATGAAGCTTATATACACGATCATAACCACGCTCTTCCTGAGTGTTCCGGCATGGGCCGAGGTCATCATTATCGAACAGGATGACTTCTACTCGGTGAATGGCGTTGGCAAGAGAGAAATCCTTCAGGATATGGAGCGTCGTGCTCCCTATAAGAAGGGGAACGACACCTACCCGGCCTATACGCAGACAGACATCAAATACAACTATAGCTGGGAAAACCGTGCAGGGAGATGCAACGTAACAGACGTTAAGGTATATCTAACCCTGACATACGTTTACCCCAAGCTGGTTAGACTACAAAGCGGCAGCGTAAAATGGTGGTGGAAAGACACCATGAAAAAGTATGTCACCCATGAGAAAATCCATGGGAACATATCAAAGCGTTGGGCCCATGAGCTTGATAGAGAATTGCGCGCTCTCAAGGATTTGAATTGCGGAACAGCCAAGCAAACCATAACCACCCGAGCACAATACATTATCCGACAGATGCGCGAAAAGCAGGAAGAATATGACAGAGTCACCAAGCACGGGCGACTCCAACACAAATACCGCGGGCCACAATAA
- a CDS encoding HD domain-containing protein, whose product MKKVFEKIWNMALPHQDKRDDAGHAFITLEYAKQLVDLEAGDPEVVIPAIILHDTGWSRLTRDEWMVVFSPDATAADEMVVRLRHQEEGVNIAKEILESIDYPANWTEEIVEIISQHDTRKGFISNNEGLMRDADKLWRFSKTGFDADVDRFEIAPQVLHDRIIKQIPSDGFFYSQTSRELAYEELERRRREFERVANMKPLTETHSSVTSQKSL is encoded by the coding sequence ATGAAAAAAGTTTTTGAAAAAATCTGGAACATGGCTTTGCCGCACCAGGATAAACGTGATGATGCCGGTCATGCCTTCATTACCCTTGAGTATGCCAAGCAGTTGGTTGACCTTGAAGCCGGGGATCCTGAAGTGGTCATCCCAGCCATTATATTGCACGATACTGGCTGGAGTCGTTTGACCCGTGATGAATGGATGGTTGTCTTTTCGCCTGATGCAACTGCAGCAGACGAGATGGTTGTCCGACTTCGGCATCAAGAAGAAGGTGTTAATATCGCCAAAGAAATCCTTGAGTCCATCGACTATCCTGCCAACTGGACGGAAGAAATAGTGGAGATAATTTCTCAGCACGACACCCGCAAGGGCTTCATTTCCAATAACGAAGGTCTCATGCGTGATGCTGACAAATTATGGCGTTTCTCGAAAACAGGTTTTGATGCGGACGTTGATCGCTTTGAAATAGCCCCACAAGTTCTTCACGACAGGATCATCAAGCAAATCCCGAGTGATGGATTCTTCTATAGCCAGACATCCAGAGAGTTGGCATACGAAGAACTCGAACGCCGACGCAGAGAGTTTGAACGAGTAGCCAACATGAAGCCTCTCACTGAAACACATTCATCAGTTACTTCACAAAAATCGCTTTAA
- a CDS encoding IS5 family transposase (programmed frameshift): MQKRHALRDDQWDKIKEYLPGKQSDCGVTAKDNRLFIDAVMWIGKTGAPWRDLPESYGKWSSVHKRFIRWAKKGVWQMIFNTLAVDADTEWLMIDSTIVRAHQHSAGGKGAPPQQSVGKSRGGFSTKVHAATDALGCPTKFILTPGNTADCSMAIPLIEGQAAEHVLADKGYDSDEIVMAIEAMNANPVVPPRSHRKTRRTYDKHLYKERSAIECMFGNLKQFRRIATRYDKLATSYLAFVYVGAMWLWLK, encoded by the exons GTGCAAAAAAGACACGCTCTACGCGACGATCAGTGGGATAAAATCAAAGAATATCTTCCAGGAAAACAAAGTGACTGCGGTGTAACTGCAAAAGATAACAGGCTATTCATTGATGCAGTCATGTGGATTGGCAAGACAGGGGCGCCTTGGCGAGATTTGCCAGAAAGCTATGGCAAGTGGTCTTCGGTCCATAAGAGATTTATCCGCTGGGCCAAGAAAGGTGTATGGCAAATGATCTTCAACACGCTTGCGGTAGACGCTGATACTGAATGGCTCATGATTGACAGCACAATAGTGCGAGCTCATCAGCATTCGGCTGGCGGAAAGGGGGCACCTCC CCAGCAGTCGGTGGGGAAATCTAGAGGAGGGTTTTCAACGAAAGTCCATGCTGCCACAGATGCTCTCGGATGTCCAACTAAATTCATATTAACACCTGGAAATACAGCGGATTGCAGTATGGCGATTCCGCTTATTGAAGGACAGGCTGCCGAGCATGTCCTTGCTGATAAGGGCTATGATTCAGATGAAATTGTAATGGCAATTGAAGCCATGAATGCCAATCCGGTTGTCCCTCCTCGCTCTCACAGAAAGACAAGGCGAACATATGACAAACATCTCTATAAGGAGCGAAGTGCTATAGAGTGTATGTTTGGAAATTTAAAACAGTTTCGAAGGATTGCAACACGATACGACAAGCTGGCGACGTCCTATCTTGCTTTCGTGTACGTAGGAGCAATGTGGCTGTGGCTGAAGTGA